The nucleotide sequence TGGGCGGATATCCGCGGGTGAGGATAGCCTGTTCCTTGGTCATGCCAAGACGCAGGGTCCCCGAACGAATGTCACTTGCCATGCGCTTCCCATAACCATCGATTGGGGTTGGCTCAGGCGAGAGCATCTTTGCGGCAAACTCCGGGGTGGAAACACCCGTATACTCGGGGATGTTCTCCACCTTGATGTTTTCTCCCCTGACGTTGATGACAAACTCTTTCGATCCCACGCTCACCAGACGCGCCGGGGTATTGATGGGTACCGGTGTTCCACGTCGGTAGTTGGTCGATTTGTAGGTGCCACGTTCGTAATAAAAGGTGAAACGCGTGTAGTATTCACCGCCCACTTCCACATCGCCAATCGGTGGGATGCGGATCGACACACTCGCGGTACTTTCACCGGAGTCCTCTTCATAGGAGCTTGCCGATGACGTTGCAGGTGCTGCGTCATCTGCGGTCGGTTCTCCCGCCTGAATCATGGCCTGAATCACAGATTCCGGCACGTTGGCGGATTTCAGCGCGATGAGACCATCGACGGAAACATCATAGTCACCCGCATCTTTTTCGATGACGGAGATGATGGTTTCCGCTTCAAGACCAGCCTCAACCATTTTGATAATGCTTTCATTGGTGAGTGCTGCCCAGGAGCTGGTGGCGAGCATGAGGAAGCCCAACAGGGCCATGCGAAGTTGCTTCATAAGGAGATGGATTGGGTGATAGAACAGGGTGGGCCACAACGGTGGCATGACCCTAACGACTTACGAGCTTACGCCAATCTACGGTCGGATTCAATGCAAAACAAAGGGGACCCCAAACGGGATCCCCTTGATTTCTCTCTATTCCGACACGGTTCATTCTGCAGCTTCCGGAGTTCCGGTGCACCGCAGAGGAAGCGAATCGAAAAATCGTTTGTGCGAATACCAACCTGTTACCGCGACACCGCTCCGACAGCACGGCGGTACTGAGCCTTTGCCAACAGGTAGCTGTAGTTGGCGGACAGCAGATTTGTGCGTGCTTCAGTCAGAGCCACACGCGATTGCAGCAGCTCGAGCTGGGTCGCCGCACCTGCCTCGTAGCGCACTTCCGCCAGACGCAGGGCTTCCTTCGCCTGTTCGACGACCTTGTTTGCCGCACCCGCGAGTTCTTCTGCTTCCTGCAGGGCTGAAACTGCGCGGCGCACATCCACCTCAATTGTCAGCTGCAATTGCTGGCGATCAAGCTGTGTCTGCCGCAGTTGGGAGCGAGCCTGGATCAGTTTTCCTCGGGTTGCACGGCCGTCGAAGATGGACCATGACGACTGGATGCCTACGCCCCAGCCCTCGTTGGACTCACTGAATGCATCGTAGCGCGGATTCTTCTCCAGTCCGTAGTTTCCATAGACCGACACGGTTGGATAATATCCCGATTTTGCGATATCAATCCCCGCCTCGCGTGCTTCGATCAGCGTATCCAACTGGAGCACTTCCGGACGGTATTGCATGGCCTCAGTCAGTGCAGATGCGAGATCATAGGGCATGGGATCAAAGTTCAGCTCCCCTTCGATCTCACTGCCGTCGTAGGGCAGCATGTCCGTGTTTTGATGACCGATCACGCTGTAGAGTTCATCAATGGCGATGCGATAGTTGTTCTTCGCACGGATGAGAGCAGGTTGGGCATTTGCCAGTTCCACTTCAGCCTGTAGCACATCAAAGCGAGATACCGTTTTGGCTTCAAAACGATCCTGGACATTCTTCAGCTGCTCTTGCAGGTAGTTCACGTTTTCCTGTTCCACCTGGATCTGATCCCGCGCGAGCAGCGCATCGTAGAATCGGAAACTTACCTGATACGCAACCTGTTCGATGGTCGACTTGAGCGCATAAACAATGGCCTCTTCCGCCAGTCTCTGTGCGCGCAACGTTGCGCTGACCTGTCCACCGGAATACACCAGCTGATTGACCTGCAGCCTTACGCTCCAGAATTTATCGGCACCCGTTCCCGGGGCGACGCCTCCGACCACCAGATTTTCATCCTCGAGCGTGTAGCTGGCATTCACACCCACGTTGGGCAGAACAGAGGATTTCAATTCAATGATCAGACCCTCCTGCTCGCGAATCTGCTCCTGCGATTGCTGGATCTGGAAGTTGTGTTCCATCGCGTAACTCAGCATGGAATCGAGGGTGTGGTCCGGGATCGGTGGAGTGTCGGCCCGAGCCACGGTCATCACCGCGCAGGCCGCCACCAAACTGAAAATAAATGGTTTTTTCATGTTCAAAAGCATTGAATATTGGGTTCATGAAAGCCCCCAAGGGCGATCAGATCAGATCGCCACGGGTTCCTCCATTTCAATTTCGACGTGTTTTTTCGCGATCAGCATGTAGAGCGTCGGAACCACAAAGAGGGTGAAAAACGTACCGACCGCCATTCCCCCAACGATCACCAGACCGATTGAATTGCGCGCTTCAGCTCCAGGCCCTGACACCAGCGTCAGCGGAAGGTGCCCGAAGATCGTCGCAAAACTGGTCATCAGGATCGGACGGAAGCGTGTTTGTGACGCTTCGCGGATCGATGTCAGCTTGTCCTTGCCCTGCCGCTGCACCTGGTTGGCAAACTCCACCATCAGGATACCGTTCTTCGCCACGAGTCCCACCAGAGTAACCAGTCCCACCTGGGTATAGATGTTAAAGGTGGTGGTGAAGGAGTCGGTCCAGAACGGCATATTCGGATTGGGCATCTTGAGCACCGTGAAAATGAGGGCACCAAAGATCGCCAGCGGCACGGATCCCAGCAGAATCACAAACGGGTCGCGGAACGAGTTGAACTGTGCGGCGAGCACCAGGAAGATCATCACAAACGCGAGTCCCAGTGTGCTGAGGAATTGAGCATTGCCCCCTTCCTTGCGCAGCTGTCGGGACTCTCCCTTGTAGTCGAGCGAGTAGCCTGCAGGCATGATTTTCGCCGCCTCATCCTCAAGGAAGGTGAGCGCCTCGTCGAGTGAGCGGATGGAAATCCCCGACAGGGTCACCGCGTTCAACTGCTGAAAGCGCACCAGTGAGCGTGGGTCCACACTCTGTTCGATGCGAGCGATCGTGCTCAGGGCGATGAGCTGTCCATCCGGGCCTGTGATGTAGATGTTCTCAAGCTGGTCCGGATTCAGGCGATTCTCACGTTTGACCTGAGGAATGACCTTGTAGCTGCGCCCGTCGATGCTGAAGCGGTTCACATATCCTCCACTCATTGCCGATGAGAGGTCTGCTCCAACCTGCTGCAGGTTG is from Puniceicoccaceae bacterium and encodes:
- a CDS encoding TolC family protein; amino-acid sequence: MKKPFIFSLVAACAVMTVARADTPPIPDHTLDSMLSYAMEHNFQIQQSQEQIREQEGLIIELKSSVLPNVGVNASYTLEDENLVVGGVAPGTGADKFWSVRLQVNQLVYSGGQVSATLRAQRLAEEAIVYALKSTIEQVAYQVSFRFYDALLARDQIQVEQENVNYLQEQLKNVQDRFEAKTVSRFDVLQAEVELANAQPALIRAKNNYRIAIDELYSVIGHQNTDMLPYDGSEIEGELNFDPMPYDLASALTEAMQYRPEVLQLDTLIEAREAGIDIAKSGYYPTVSVYGNYGLEKNPRYDAFSESNEGWGVGIQSSWSIFDGRATRGKLIQARSQLRQTQLDRQQLQLTIEVDVRRAVSALQEAEELAGAANKVVEQAKEALRLAEVRYEAGAATQLELLQSRVALTEARTNLLSANYSYLLAKAQYRRAVGAVSR